A stretch of the Cucurbita pepo subsp. pepo cultivar mu-cu-16 chromosome LG16, ASM280686v2, whole genome shotgun sequence genome encodes the following:
- the LOC111777127 gene encoding probable Histone-lysine N-methyltransferase ATXR5 isoform X3, with translation MTPAFSSSSATAASSQRLIRCSASLRRTHAPHRPSSTSPPPRKLKPMAEVMAKAKHVVLERDDYDDVRCEECGSGDRDDELLLCDKCDKGFHMKCVSPIVVRVPIGSWLCPKCCGQRRVRSFSQKKIIDFFRIQKCNDEEAPYLSAQAIKRRRRLRPLVWQKKRRRLLPFRPSEDPDRRLKQMGSLATALTTLKMEFSDGLTYVPGMASRSANQAEFEDGGMQVLSKEDTETLELCRAMSRRGECPPLLVVFDSCEGFTVEADDQIKDMTFIAEYTGDVDYLKNREHDDCDSMMTLLSAKDPSRSLVICPDRRGNIARFINGINNHSP, from the exons ATGACTCCGgctttctcctcctcctccgccaccgccgcctccTCCCAGCGCCTTATCCGCTGCAGCGCCTCGCTCCGTCGGACACACGCTCCGCACCGACCTTCATCCACATCCCCTCCGCCGAGGAAGCTGAAGCCAATGGCGGAGGTAATGGCCAAGGCCAAGCATGTGGTTCTCGAACGGGACGATTACGATGACGTCAGGTGCGAGGAATGTGGCTCCGGCGACCGGGATGATGAGCTGCTGTTGTGCGACAAATGCGACAAGGGGTTTCATATGAAATGTGTTAGTCCGATCGTCGTTAGGGTCCCGATTGGATCCTGGCTTTGCCCCAAATGCTGTGGCCAAAGAAGAGTAAGAA GCTTTTCTCAGAAGAAGATTATCGATTTTTTCAGAATTCAGAAATGTAATGACGAAGAAGCCCCATATCTGTCTGCTCAAG CTATAAAGCGTAGGAGACGATTACGGCCATTGGTGTGgcagaagaaaaggagaagattACTACCATTTCGTCCAAGTGAAGATCCTGATCGCAGATTGAAACAGATGGGTTCACTTGCTACTGCTTTAACAACATTGAAAATGGAGTTTAGTGATGGTTTGACTTACGTGCCGGGCATGGCATCAAGATCTGCTAACCAGGCAGAGTTTGAAGATGGTGGAATGCAG GTTCTTTCCAAAGAGGATACTGAGACCTTGGAACTCTGCAGAGCCATGAGCAGAAGAGGCGAATGCCCTCCccttttggttgtttttgATTCATGTGAAGG TTTTACGGTAGAAGCGGATGATCAAATTAAGGATATGACGTTTATTGCCGAATATACTGGTGATGTGGATTATCTTAAAAACCGTGAACACGATGATTGTGATAGTATGATGACCCTTCTTTCAGCAAAAGATCCATCTAGGAGTCTTGTCATCTGCCCCGACAGACGTGGAAACATCGCTCGGTTTATTAATGGAATAAATAATCATTCTCC GTAA
- the LOC111777127 gene encoding probable Histone-lysine N-methyltransferase ATXR5 isoform X2, with protein sequence MTPAFSSSSATAASSQRLIRCSASLRRTHAPHRPSSTSPPPRKLKPMAEVMAKAKHVVLERDDYDDVRCEECGSGDRDDELLLCDKCDKGFHMKCVSPIVVRVPIGSWLCPKCCGQRRVRSFSQKKIIDFFRIQKCNDEEAPYLSAQAIKRRRRLRPLVWQKKRRRLLPFRPSEDPDRRLKQMGSLATALTTLKMEFSDGLTYVPGMASRSANQAEFEDGGMQVLSKEDTETLELCRAMSRRGECPPLLVVFDSCEGFTVEADDQIKDMTFIAEYTGDVDYLKNREHDDCDSMMTLLSAKDPSRSLVICPDRRGNIARFINGINNHSPEGKKKQNCKCVRYNINGECRVILVAIQDIAKGERLYYDYNGYEYDYPTHHFV encoded by the exons ATGACTCCGgctttctcctcctcctccgccaccgccgcctccTCCCAGCGCCTTATCCGCTGCAGCGCCTCGCTCCGTCGGACACACGCTCCGCACCGACCTTCATCCACATCCCCTCCGCCGAGGAAGCTGAAGCCAATGGCGGAGGTAATGGCCAAGGCCAAGCATGTGGTTCTCGAACGGGACGATTACGATGACGTCAGGTGCGAGGAATGTGGCTCCGGCGACCGGGATGATGAGCTGCTGTTGTGCGACAAATGCGACAAGGGGTTTCATATGAAATGTGTTAGTCCGATCGTCGTTAGGGTCCCGATTGGATCCTGGCTTTGCCCCAAATGCTGTGGCCAAAGAAGAGTAAGAA GCTTTTCTCAGAAGAAGATTATCGATTTTTTCAGAATTCAGAAATGTAATGACGAAGAAGCCCCATATCTGTCTGCTCAAG CTATAAAGCGTAGGAGACGATTACGGCCATTGGTGTGgcagaagaaaaggagaagattACTACCATTTCGTCCAAGTGAAGATCCTGATCGCAGATTGAAACAGATGGGTTCACTTGCTACTGCTTTAACAACATTGAAAATGGAGTTTAGTGATGGTTTGACTTACGTGCCGGGCATGGCATCAAGATCTGCTAACCAGGCAGAGTTTGAAGATGGTGGAATGCAG GTTCTTTCCAAAGAGGATACTGAGACCTTGGAACTCTGCAGAGCCATGAGCAGAAGAGGCGAATGCCCTCCccttttggttgtttttgATTCATGTGAAGG TTTTACGGTAGAAGCGGATGATCAAATTAAGGATATGACGTTTATTGCCGAATATACTGGTGATGTGGATTATCTTAAAAACCGTGAACACGATGATTGTGATAGTATGATGACCCTTCTTTCAGCAAAAGATCCATCTAGGAGTCTTGTCATCTGCCCCGACAGACGTGGAAACATCGCTCGGTTTATTAATGGAATAAATAATCATTCTCC AGAAGGTAAGAAGAAACAGAACTGTAAATGTGTGAGATACAATATTAACGGCGAATGCCGGGTCATTTTGGTTGCTATTCAGGATATTGCTAAAGGGGAGAGGCTTTATTATGACTACAATGGATATGAGTATGATTACCCTACTCATCATTTCGTTTGA
- the LOC111777127 gene encoding probable Histone-lysine N-methyltransferase ATXR5 isoform X1 → MTPAFSSSSATAASSQRLIRCSASLRRTHAPHRPSSTSPPPRKLKPMAEVMAKAKHVVLERDDYDDVRCEECGSGDRDDELLLCDKCDKGFHMKCVSPIVVRVPIGSWLCPKCCGQRRVRSFSQKKIIDFFRIQKCNDEEAPYLSAQAIKRRRRLRPLVWQKKRRRLLPFRPSEDPDRRLKQMGSLATALTTLKMEFSDGLTYVPGMASRSANQAEFEDGGMQVLSKEDTETLELCRAMSRRGECPPLLVVFDSCEGFTVEADDQIKDMTFIAEYTGDVDYLKNREHDDCDSMMTLLSAKDPSRSLVICPDRRGNIARFINGINNHSPEGKKKQNCKCVRYNINGECRVILVAIQDIAKGERLYYDYNGYEVICVTFPRLRTGGREGRTVGVGMSIFPEFW, encoded by the exons ATGACTCCGgctttctcctcctcctccgccaccgccgcctccTCCCAGCGCCTTATCCGCTGCAGCGCCTCGCTCCGTCGGACACACGCTCCGCACCGACCTTCATCCACATCCCCTCCGCCGAGGAAGCTGAAGCCAATGGCGGAGGTAATGGCCAAGGCCAAGCATGTGGTTCTCGAACGGGACGATTACGATGACGTCAGGTGCGAGGAATGTGGCTCCGGCGACCGGGATGATGAGCTGCTGTTGTGCGACAAATGCGACAAGGGGTTTCATATGAAATGTGTTAGTCCGATCGTCGTTAGGGTCCCGATTGGATCCTGGCTTTGCCCCAAATGCTGTGGCCAAAGAAGAGTAAGAA GCTTTTCTCAGAAGAAGATTATCGATTTTTTCAGAATTCAGAAATGTAATGACGAAGAAGCCCCATATCTGTCTGCTCAAG CTATAAAGCGTAGGAGACGATTACGGCCATTGGTGTGgcagaagaaaaggagaagattACTACCATTTCGTCCAAGTGAAGATCCTGATCGCAGATTGAAACAGATGGGTTCACTTGCTACTGCTTTAACAACATTGAAAATGGAGTTTAGTGATGGTTTGACTTACGTGCCGGGCATGGCATCAAGATCTGCTAACCAGGCAGAGTTTGAAGATGGTGGAATGCAG GTTCTTTCCAAAGAGGATACTGAGACCTTGGAACTCTGCAGAGCCATGAGCAGAAGAGGCGAATGCCCTCCccttttggttgtttttgATTCATGTGAAGG TTTTACGGTAGAAGCGGATGATCAAATTAAGGATATGACGTTTATTGCCGAATATACTGGTGATGTGGATTATCTTAAAAACCGTGAACACGATGATTGTGATAGTATGATGACCCTTCTTTCAGCAAAAGATCCATCTAGGAGTCTTGTCATCTGCCCCGACAGACGTGGAAACATCGCTCGGTTTATTAATGGAATAAATAATCATTCTCC AGAAGGTAAGAAGAAACAGAACTGTAAATGTGTGAGATACAATATTAACGGCGAATGCCGGGTCATTTTGGTTGCTATTCAGGATATTGCTAAAGGGGAGAGGCTTTATTATGACTACAATGGATATGA AGTAATTTGTGTTACATTTCCTCGGCTGAGAAcaggagggagggagggacgGACGGTGGGGGTAGGGATGTCGATTTTTCCCGAGTTTTGGTAG
- the LOC111777118 gene encoding probable pectinesterase/pectinesterase inhibitor 51 — translation MPNPLPRTTPFPFPFQFATAKSTFLFLSMAALSFLSFLSLFFFLSLSSAVHHHHHHHSFHFTNSPSSEETLRACKATRFPDQCGSSLSHSPSLPPNPTTLQIIQSAIAVSSDGLASAKSMVKQILDSSTDSPNRTTAAKNCLEVLRFSEYRISLTNDAVRRGRTKDARAWMSASLLYHYDCWSALKYANDTQSVNKTMAFLDSLIGLTSNALSMLAAYDISGNDTAAWTLPRTERDGFWEGSSGGSGLGFSGGFPSKVDASATVCKDGAGGCYKTVQEAVNAAPDNAMGKRFVIHIKEGVYDEIVRVPLEKKNVVFLGDGMGKTVITGSLNVGQPGISTYNTATVGVVGDGFMASGLTIQNTAGPDAHQAVAFRSDSDLSVIQDCEFLGNQDTLYAHSLRQFYKSCKIQGNVDFIFGNSASVFQDCEILVRPRQLKPEKGENNAVTAHGRTDPAQTTGFVFQNCLINGTQEYMALYYSKPKVHKNFLGRPWKEYSRTVFIHCNLEALVSPAGWMPWTGDFALKTLYYGEFENSGTGSKTSERVEWSSKIPAQHVYSYSIQNFIQGDEWIPSSQSSEESKTIN, via the exons ATGCCCAATCCTCTCCCCAGAACAACTCCATTTCCGTTTCCGTTTCAATTCGCCACCGCCAAATCCactttcctcttcctctccatGGCCGCCCTTTCCTTCCTCTCCTtcctctccctcttcttcttcctctccctctcctccgccgtccaccaccaccaccaccaccactcaTTCCATTTCACCAACTCTCCATCCTCCGAGGAAACCCTCCGTGCCTGCAAGGCCACACGTTTCCCCGACCAATGCGGATCTTCCCTTTCTCATTCCCCTTCTCTTCCTCCCAATCCCACCACTCTCCAGATCATTCAATCCGCCATCGCCGTCTCCTCTGATGGTCTAGCCTCCGCGAAGTCCATGGTCAAGCAGATTCTCGATTCCTCTACCGATAGTCCGAATCGAACCACCGCTGCTAAGAATTGCCTCGAGGTTCTGCGATTTTCCGAGTATCGAATTTCTCTTACCAACGATGCTGTTCGGCGAGGTCGAACCAAGGACGCGCGCGCTTGGATGAGCGCGTCTCTTCTCTATCATTACGATTGCTGGTCCGCGCTTAAGTACGCCAACGATACCCAATCTGTTAACAAAACCATGGCGTTTCTTGACTCTCTCATTGGCCTTACCAGTAACGCCCTTAGTATGTTGGCGGCTTACGACATTTCTGGTAACGATACGGCGGCGTGGACGCTGCCGAGGACTGAGCGCGATGGATTCTGGGAAGGTAGTAGCGGCGGATCTGGGTTAGGGTTTAGCGGCGGGTTCCCATCGAAGGTAGATGCTAGCGCGACGGTGTGCAAAGACGGTGCAGGGGGATGTTATAAAACTGTTCAGGAAGCTGTGAATGCGGCGCCGGATAATGCGATGGGGAAGCGATTTGTGATTCATATTAAGGAAGGTGTTTATGATGAAATCGTGAGGGTTCCgttggagaagaagaatgtgGTGTTCTTGGGAGATGGGATGGGGAAAACGGTGATCACGGGGTCTTTGAATGTCGGCCAGCCTGGGATTTCCACTTACAACACTGCCACCGTCG GAGTTGTTGGTGATGGATTCATGGCCAGTGGTCTGACCATTCAAAACACAGCAGGCCCTGATGCCCATCAGGCTGTGGCGTTTAGATCAGACAGTGATCTCTCAGTGATTCAAGACTGTGAGTTTCTAGGCAACCAAGACACTCTCTATGCTCATTCCCTCCGCCAATTCTACAAATCCTGCAAGATTCAAGGCAACGTAGATTTCATCTTTGGAAACTCAGCTTCCGTCTTCCAGGACTGCGAGATCCTTGTCCGTCCTCGACAGCTCAAGCCCGAGAAAGGCGAGAACAACGCCGTCACTGCTCACGGCAGGACAGACCCAGCTCAAACAACTGGTTTTGTGTTCCAGAATTGTCTCATAAATGGTACTCAGGAGTACATGGCATTGTACTACAGCAAGCCTAAAGTGCACAAGAACTTCTTGGGGAGGCCATGGAAGGAATACTCGAGGACGGTTTTCATACATTGTAATCTCGAGGCTCTTGTTTCTCCGGCAGGGTGGATGCCGTGGACTGGGGACTTTGCTTTGAAAACTCTTTACTATGGGGAGTTTGAGAACTCCGGGACGGGGTCCAAAACCTCGGAACGAGTCGAGTGGAGTAGTAAGATACCAGCACAGCATGTTTATAGTTACtctattcaaaatttcattcagGGAGACGAATGGATTCCTTCATCGCAGTCTTCTGAAGAATCAAAAACGATAAATTAG
- the LOC111777122 gene encoding pentatricopeptide repeat-containing protein At5g56310-like isoform X2, whose protein sequence is MTHRNMHSWNILIASYVHSSLHFDAINVFNEFRGLGFLPDHYTLPQMFKVSVGIGDVYMGKRLHCWTIRLGFEGYVVVASTVLDFYAKYGVVGDAKKVFDNMILKDTISWNSMISGYGRAGLYGDALDCFKRMLFEGVRMDIMTIPSVLNACGGEGDLRKGKEIHCLVLKSQLFVADVAIGNSLIDMYAKCGSLFDAEEVFRNMSSMNIVTWTTMISCYGAHGKGEKSLALFNKMKACGIQPNSVTLTAILASCSHAGYINEGWRIFKSFVSDYEVELTVEHYACVVDLLSRFGFLQEAFMLIRNMKHTAAASIWGALLSGCMMHKNLEIGEIAANQLFKLEPMNPSNFIALIGIYESLGMSHGDSLTREKMRDLGLTKLPGCSWITIEGVVHKFYGGDKSHPLGLRIFETLSAVKQASVNC, encoded by the coding sequence ATGACTCACAGAAACATGCACTCCTGGAATATCTTGATTGCTTCTTATGTTCATAGTTCTTTACATTTTGATGCAATTAATGTGTTTAACGAGTTTAGGGGCCTTGGTTTTCTGCCTGATCACTATACTTTGCCCCAGATGTTTAAGGTTAGTGTTGGTATAGGAGATGTTTATATGGGGAAGAGACTTCATTGTTGGACAATTAGGCTGGGATTTGAAGGGTATGTTGTGGTAGCCAGTACGGTTTTGGACTTCTATGCCAAATATGGGGTTGTGGGAGATGCTAAGAAGGTGTTTGATAATATGATTTTGAAAGATACAATTTCTTGGAACTCAATGATTTCTGGGTATGGGAGGGCTGGGCTTTATGGAGATGCATTGGATTGTTTCAAGCGCATGCTCTTTGAAGGAGTGAGGATGGATATCATGACAATTCCTAGCGTTTTGAATGCTTGTGGAGGGGAAGGAGATTTGAGAAAAGGTAAAGAAATTCATTGCTTAGTTTTGAAGAGTCAATTATTTGTTGCTGATGTTGCTATTGGGAACTCATTGATTGATATGTATGCAAAGTGTGGAAGCCTGTTTGATGCTGAAGAGGTCTTTAGGAATATGAGTAGCATGAATATTGTTACATGGACAACAATGATATCTTGTTATGGGGCTCATGGGAAAGGAGAGAAATCCTTGGCCCTGTTTAACAAAATGAAGGCTTGTGGAATCCAACCAAATTCTGTAACACTGACAGCCATTTTGGCTAGTTGCAGTCATGCAGGTTACATCAATGAAGGGTGGAGAATTTTCAAGTCTTTTGTTTCAGATTATGAGGTTGAACTGACGGTAGAACATTATGCTTGTGTTGTTGATCTTCTGAGTCGCTTTGGCTTTCTGCAGGAAGCGTTTATGTTGATAAGAAACATGAAACACACCGCCGCAGCAAGCATTTGGGGTGCTCTGCTTTCTGGTTGTATGATGCACAAGAACCTTGAGATAGGAGAAATTGCAGCTAACCAGCTTTTCAAGTTGGAACCTATGAATCCAAGCAATTTTATAGCTTTGATTGGTATATATGAATCTCTTGGTATGTCGCATGGCGATTCACTGACTAGAGAGAAGATGAGAGACCTGGGTTTGACGAAACTCCCTGGTTGTAGCTGGATAACCATTGAAGGAGTTGTGCATAAATTCTATGGAGGGGACAAGTCTCATCCTTTGGGGTTGAGAATATTTGAAACGCTAAGTGCAGTAAAACAAGCCAGTGTAAACTGTTAA
- the LOC111777122 gene encoding pentatricopeptide repeat-containing protein At3g24000, mitochondrial-like isoform X1: MSQSTSRFSLILRNCARLNAVVQAKQAHAQILIHGLIPHLTLVTDLLLVYCKCGVLHDARKVFDKMTHRNMHSWNILIASYVHSSLHFDAINVFNEFRGLGFLPDHYTLPQMFKVSVGIGDVYMGKRLHCWTIRLGFEGYVVVASTVLDFYAKYGVVGDAKKVFDNMILKDTISWNSMISGYGRAGLYGDALDCFKRMLFEGVRMDIMTIPSVLNACGGEGDLRKGKEIHCLVLKSQLFVADVAIGNSLIDMYAKCGSLFDAEEVFRNMSSMNIVTWTTMISCYGAHGKGEKSLALFNKMKACGIQPNSVTLTAILASCSHAGYINEGWRIFKSFVSDYEVELTVEHYACVVDLLSRFGFLQEAFMLIRNMKHTAAASIWGALLSGCMMHKNLEIGEIAANQLFKLEPMNPSNFIALIGIYESLGMSHGDSLTREKMRDLGLTKLPGCSWITIEGVVHKFYGGDKSHPLGLRIFETLSAVKQASVNC, from the coding sequence ATGTCTCAGAGCACTTCTCGTTTCTCTTTAATTCTCAGAAACTGTGCTCGTCTTAATGCAGTTGTCCAAGCAAAGCAAGCACACGCTCAAATCCTCATCCATGGTTTGATTCCACATTTAACTCTTGTGACAGATCTACTTTTGGTGTATTGCAAATGTGGGGTTCTGCATGACGCCCGCAAGGTGTTTGACAAAATGACTCACAGAAACATGCACTCCTGGAATATCTTGATTGCTTCTTATGTTCATAGTTCTTTACATTTTGATGCAATTAATGTGTTTAACGAGTTTAGGGGCCTTGGTTTTCTGCCTGATCACTATACTTTGCCCCAGATGTTTAAGGTTAGTGTTGGTATAGGAGATGTTTATATGGGGAAGAGACTTCATTGTTGGACAATTAGGCTGGGATTTGAAGGGTATGTTGTGGTAGCCAGTACGGTTTTGGACTTCTATGCCAAATATGGGGTTGTGGGAGATGCTAAGAAGGTGTTTGATAATATGATTTTGAAAGATACAATTTCTTGGAACTCAATGATTTCTGGGTATGGGAGGGCTGGGCTTTATGGAGATGCATTGGATTGTTTCAAGCGCATGCTCTTTGAAGGAGTGAGGATGGATATCATGACAATTCCTAGCGTTTTGAATGCTTGTGGAGGGGAAGGAGATTTGAGAAAAGGTAAAGAAATTCATTGCTTAGTTTTGAAGAGTCAATTATTTGTTGCTGATGTTGCTATTGGGAACTCATTGATTGATATGTATGCAAAGTGTGGAAGCCTGTTTGATGCTGAAGAGGTCTTTAGGAATATGAGTAGCATGAATATTGTTACATGGACAACAATGATATCTTGTTATGGGGCTCATGGGAAAGGAGAGAAATCCTTGGCCCTGTTTAACAAAATGAAGGCTTGTGGAATCCAACCAAATTCTGTAACACTGACAGCCATTTTGGCTAGTTGCAGTCATGCAGGTTACATCAATGAAGGGTGGAGAATTTTCAAGTCTTTTGTTTCAGATTATGAGGTTGAACTGACGGTAGAACATTATGCTTGTGTTGTTGATCTTCTGAGTCGCTTTGGCTTTCTGCAGGAAGCGTTTATGTTGATAAGAAACATGAAACACACCGCCGCAGCAAGCATTTGGGGTGCTCTGCTTTCTGGTTGTATGATGCACAAGAACCTTGAGATAGGAGAAATTGCAGCTAACCAGCTTTTCAAGTTGGAACCTATGAATCCAAGCAATTTTATAGCTTTGATTGGTATATATGAATCTCTTGGTATGTCGCATGGCGATTCACTGACTAGAGAGAAGATGAGAGACCTGGGTTTGACGAAACTCCCTGGTTGTAGCTGGATAACCATTGAAGGAGTTGTGCATAAATTCTATGGAGGGGACAAGTCTCATCCTTTGGGGTTGAGAATATTTGAAACGCTAAGTGCAGTAAAACAAGCCAGTGTAAACTGTTAA
- the LOC111777169 gene encoding chitinase 1-like — MMEYIGATGIPVTFDSVPIFDDIDFHFILSFAIDADPSGNPQNGKFSNYWEPSLTPESVAAIKAEHPNVKALASLSGWSLGDTVLRWQNPRNPNLWITNAFSTLKALVIKYHLDGIDIDYENFPKHGSNFAFCIGELITLLKNQSVISVATIAPYYSTVSPYLELYHGYGEVIDYVNYQFYTDKVRTAKAYLKRFEVRAKEFGEGKLLPSYEVNGRGIQGDAFFEALNLLNENGFDINGVMIFSADASLSNGFHFETRSQQFLLNSTVS, encoded by the coding sequence ATGATGGAGTACATCGGAGCGACAGGCATTCCAGTCACCTTCGACAGCGTCCCGATCTTCGATGATATCGATTTCCATTTCATCCTTAGCTTCGCCATCGACGCAGATCCCTCCGGCAATCCTCAAAATGGGAAATTCTCCAACTATTGGGAGCCCTCACTGACCCCAGAATCAGTTGCAGCCATTAAAGCCGAACACCCGAACGTCAAAGCCCTAGCGAGCCTCTCGGGTTGGAGCCTCGGTGACACCGTCCTCCGATGGCAAAACcctcgaaaccctaatctctgGATCACCAATGCCTTCTCCACTCTCAAAGCTCTTGTCATCAAATACCATCTCGACGGCATCGACATCGACTACGAAAACTTCCCAAAACACGGCTCAAACTTCGCCTTCTGCATCGGTGAGCTCATAACCCTACTTAAGAACCAAAGCGTCATCTCCGTAGCCACAATTGCGCCGTATTACTCGACGGTTTCACCTTACTTGGAGCTCTACCATGGCTATGGGGAGGTGATTGATTATGTCAACTACCAATTTTATACCGACAAAGTGAGAACGGCTAAGGCTTACTTGAAGAGATTTGAGGTTAGAGCTAAGGAGTTTGGAGAAGGGAAGTTGCTACCAAGCTATGAGGTGAATGGAAGAGGGATTCAAGGGGATGCCTTTTTTGAAGCTTTGAATTTGTTGAATGAAAATGGATTTGATATCAATGGAGTCATGATCTTCTCTGCGGATGCTTCCCTCTCCAATGGCTTCCATTTCGAAACGAGATCTCAACAGTTCTTGCTCAACTCGACCGTCTCGTGA